The DNA sequence CTGAAGTACCACATGCTCACCCTCTAGTTAAAAGCTTACTATGTAAGCACGGAAAGATGTGGGAATGGTACTGTTTTCATAGaagtgctttcctcccgtgctgctgctgctgctgctgctaagtcacttcagtcatgtccgactctgtgcgaccccatagacggcagcccaccaggctcccccgtccctgggattctccaggcaagaacactggaaggggttgccatgtccttctccaatgcatgaaaagtgaaaagtcaaagtgaaatcgctaagtcgtgttggactcttagcgagcccatggactgcagcctaccaggctcctctgtccatgggattttccagatgagagtactggagtggggtgccattgccttctccgttccccCTAGAGGTTAACTCTTTAGATTTCCTATTGAATATCATAGATGATTCTTCTCTACTTTTGCATTAAAGATAGCTTGTCCAGtattctagctttgttcatgtacTCATTATTATTGCTTTAACTGGTTAAATGCAGTTGATATCGTTGAACACGTATATTCCTAAGACAATTTATGGTTTAAATGTTCAACTCATTTTTAATATAGCAATAGtttcaaaaacatcaaaattaAATATGCACCTCTTTATTTGTGATGTAATTATCGATTTTCTTCATTTAATGTTTTAGAGACTATACTACAGAACTCCTAAAAGGGCAAAAGCAAGTAAAGCATTAGTTCCAAAAGTAGGGCTTGCAAAATCAATAATTAACATGACAAGGTTGTTAAATGTTTGACATCCTTAACAATGTAATGCATAGAGCTAGCCCAGAAGACCATTAAGTAAACATGATCTATATTATGGACAAGAGTAGATCCTCATTCCCTTAGGTAGATGCAATAAACTAAGAAATCTTACTCTTTAAAACAAATTACTGGAGTCTAGtggattcacaatgttgtgttaatttccgctgcacagcaaagtgattcctttatggtttatcacaggatattaaatatagttcactgtgctatacattaaGACCTTGTTGTCTATCAAATCTTTATTCTAGAGTTTAGGAACTAATTTTAGAGCAACTAACAACTCGCTAACAACTCTGAACTTGTTCAGAGTTAAAAACAATGACACAGCCACATGTTCTCTCAGCACCTTTCAATAACCTGCCTGTTTCAACCCTTGGTAGCTTCAGATCAGATTATTAGCTTTTgcctttctgttttacttttagcAAGGTAACTGGAAAGGTGACATTGATAGCaaggtatacaattcagtggtattAATATTCCTGCATTGACTGTAGGAGTCATAGTCTGACTTGTTTTTCTCATAGACATTTGGTTATAAATCCAAATGAATATCTTTTAATCAGTCCTGGAAGAGAAATATCTCATCACAACCtattaagaaatatttgtgaaaaatgttatgaaatgtttaaggaagaaggaagaggcatACAATACCAAGATTCTCATGAAAATGTATCTAGTCTATTGATGAACTCAAGTTCCAAGTCTGAGTGTTGAAACAAAATTTCCATGGCATTTTAGCTAATCTGCAATGAAAGAAAGTCGCTCAGgactgtctgactcttgtgaacgcatggactgtagagtccatggattctccaggccagaatgctggagtgggtagtcgttcccttctccaggggatctacagtccgtggaattctgcaggccagagtcCTAGAGTGcatagcctttccattctccaggggatcttcccaaccagggatcaaactgagatctcccactttgcagcctgattctttaccagctgagccacaaaggaagcccaagaatagagAAGCAGGTATCCAATCCCTTCTCCCacactttgcgaccacatggacgatacagtccatggaattcaccaggccagaatactggcgtgggtagcctttcccttctccaggggatcttcccaacccagggatcgaacccagatctcccacattgcaggcagattctataccagctaagccacagggAAAGCCCAAAAATGTTGCAGTGGGTAGTCTCTCCAttctctcactctttgcgaccacatggagtacacagtgcatggaattctcctggcgagaatactggagtggctagccattccattctccagaggatatacagtccatggaattctccaggccagaatactggagtgggtggccattcccttctccaggggatattcccaatccaggaatccaacccagatctcccacagtgcaggcggagtctttaccagctgagccacaagggaagccccgttatactgaaatgggtaggctatcccttctcccacTCTTGACCAcatggactctagtccatggaattctccaggctggaatactccagtgggtacccattcccttctccaggtgatctacAGTCCTTGTAATGCTCCAGGccagcatattggagtgggtaagcctttcccttctgcagggcatcttcccaacccggggtcAAGCCCAAACTTCCCACAttgcagcggattctttaccagctgagccacaagggaagcccaaggatactgcagtgggtagcctagtGCTCCTCCCACTCTTTCTGACCACAAGGAgcatacagtgcatggaattctccaggccagaaaactgcaATGGTACCCGTTCAaagccagatctcccacattgcaggtggattctttactagctgggcCCCAAGGTaatcccaagaatattggagtgggtagcctatcccttatcccactctttgcgaccacattgactatacattccatggacttgtccaggccagaatactggagtgggtagccattccttctccaggcgtcttcccaacccagatatccatcccagatctcccacattgcaagccagttctttaccagctgagccacaagggaagcccaagaatactggagtgggtagcctatccctctccGGCGGATTTTTCCCCCACCCAGCAATCGAACcatgctctcctgcattgcagccagattcttcaccagtggaGCTCTCAGGAAAACCCCTTACATGAATAGCTTTTTTTGCTCTACACCAAATACAAAATGCTCTCATTTCCAAATCCGTGAAAAACTCTTTGTGGTGACATCAAATAAATAAGAGTCGTTTTAGtttcttttacagaaaagaaagtcaaatttatttaattaaaaactagaattaaaaattagcaaatgcataaacacacactcaaaaatacacacacaagagCACTATGTATTGACTCACAGAAGGGAAATGCAGTGGTCGAAGACCAGTCAATATGGCTTGTCAGTTATAGAAGAAATCCaagcatgtgtgtgcgtgcacacacacacacacacacacacacacacaccagatcaGGCACAGAAAAAAGAACCCAGTATTTTTCAACAGTACATTCAATCTACCATAAACAAAACTTCAGAATTAGTTTTCAAAGGTTCCTATTTTAATTCCAAAGATGCCCATCTCGGGTATAAATATACCTATATTTTCTAGTGGTTTACTGTTGGCTTATTTTAAATCTATTAGTGTTATTACATGCAACTATTTCCTGTATTTAACACCCTTTCATCTTCTGTAGCTTAATGTCTCTAGCTTCAACCTACCCAAAGTTTCTGGTTGGTAGGAAGACAGGTGCCTTATTCTCTGTGAAACTGAATGTATTGGTTTTAAACACTCGTCAGAAAATGTTTGATCACCATTTCAAGTCATGGAAATAGTTACATTGATGCTTAAATCGCCATTTTCTGCGAAAAGTTCCGCAACTCTGGGGTGGAAGACTAGGCAGTCACAGTTCAGAAACGCTGTTTCAATTCGCTCATGAATAGATAGAGGCGTGGCTTCCCACATCAATCGCCGCCTGGTACCATTTAGCTCAAGTCGATAAGTAAAATGTTCAGCTTGCTCGCGTGTTCCTATCAGCTGGACAGCGGCAAAGAATTTCTGGTAACCGTCGTGGATTTCCAGTTTCTCCAAAATTAGTAAGAACTGAGACCCAAAACAGGACTGCACCATCACCCAGTCAAGGGTACCAGCCAGATTAATGTTGACTGCAAGGAAAACGACAACTTCTCCCTCTAGGGTTATAACGGAGTTGTTATAGTGCTGCATCACATGTGGTACAACGGCATCCATGGCGCCTTGCCACCCACAGGAAGCGCcagggcaagggcaacggcagggcCTGAACTCACAGTGCTCTTCGTGGTCGGCTTTTTCTGTGGGGGGCAAGGTTGCTCCGCATCCGGAAGAGGCGTATCTACACGGGAAGAGTACTAAATCGGCCACTCTCTCCATGGCCAAGTTGCGAACGGCTGTCAGCGGGCCCCGGCAAGTTGGACAATGGGTGAGCCTGGAACGACATTCACTACAAACGAGGTGGCCGCTCTGGCACTGTGTAATTGGAGGCAAGACATGGTTAAAACACACCGGACACTCAAAGAGACTCGCCAAGTCACTGTTGGACACAGTGTTGTCAGTCATTTCTGTGGGGGAGAGCGCACCTCGACCTCAGTTCTGGTTCACACACGCTCCGTCGTCGTCGCCGCCGCCAAGGCCCACCAGCGAGGGCCACGCCACCGCCCCTGCCTCTGCCTCGTGTCGGGAGCGACGCGACCGTGGCTCGCCGCTGCCGTCAGAGAGGGCGCCCACCAACGGTCGTCGCGGCTCGCGACAGCCCGACGCAAAGGGTCGTCGCAACTCGCGACAGCCCGACGCCGGCGTGCGGCGCGCTCCCAAACTCGCGCGCGCTCGCGCCAAATACCTCACACTGTGGCGGCCACCGGGGAAGCGCGGCCCGCGTGCCTGCGGCCCCAGGGGGCCAACAGGAATCTTTTTAAAGGAATAGGTCACGTTAGAATCTCAGCATTCCTTGCCCAGAGCTATTTTGCGTGTTGGGTCATAGAACAGTTCTAGTCCTAGTAACTGTCTACAATCTGGTGACATTATGGGAAAAGTATGAAATGAGAACTGCAACAGGAATAATCCAGACTTTAAAAGATTAAATTAGTACTTAGCTACTTTTCATGTATAAAGGTGCTTTTCAAGCACTAATCGATCCGCTTAAAACCTCTGTGAGCATGGCTGGACTAGGAGAAACTCAGAGTTTGAAGAGAGAAAAGTGAGAagtttctgccgctgctgctgcgtcgcttcagtcgtgtccgactctgcgcgaccccacagagggcagcccgccaggctcctccgtccctgggattctccaggcaagaatattggagtggcttgccatttccttctccaatgctttcatgcatgctaagtcacttcagttgtatccgactctgcgcgaccccttGGACAGCAGCCCTTcgggctccactgtccacaggactttccaggcaagaatattggagtaggttgccatttagtGGAGCTGTATTTTTCCGTAACTCATCTCCAGGCAGAATCTCCTAAATAGGTGTCAGTTAAATTCTGCTTATCTGAACAGTCAGGCTGttctgtagattaaaaaaaattcagttttgcCCTGAAACCCTTAGGAATAACCTGAAGTCTTATCCCATAGTGAACCAAAATCTCAGAATTGAGAAATCAAGGAAGCCCAGAACTATCCTGGATATTTGTACATATTCAGGGTCAGTGATGGACTAGTATAAAACCAAATACACTGGTTTTAGCTAGAATTGGACGTATTGCTAAGAAAATCACCAGTTACATCAGCATGTCTAATTCCGTGCAGGTCAATAATTCATTTCTGACTATGGCAGTTTCGTCAAACTTTTGGGGTGAGGGAATGCATGTGGGTGTCACTGACTGCTACTGACAGGCCTGAGGCGTTGACAAGAGCGAAGACCAAATTGAAGGGAAGAAGTGGTTGTGGTAGAAGATCACCAACAAATTCATAAGATGTCAGCCATAATTTCAACCAGTGGCCCAGAGAGCAGGGAGATGAGTCTGTTAGAACAATGGATGAGTAAGAATAAATACAGGGAACAGGTCATGCTGGAAGTACAGGAAGAATTGGAATAGCGTATTCACGTGGGAATCGTGTCAGAAGCCAGGATACTGCAAGTAGATATACTCTATTGAAACTCAACCCAAGAAACATGTCAAACTCACGTGGGACATTGTGGCATGGAGCAACAGTACAACTACCCACACACACAGcacttacacacacatgcacacacttctaGCCCCACCTGGCTGTTCtacatttttccatttcagtaTCACTTCCTAACATGCTTCACAATTAACTTAACCATGTTCTCTCTCGCGCTCCCTACAGAATGGAAGGTACTGAGGTAGACAGGTTTGGATGTTTTCTTCGTTGATGTATGCATATACAACAGTGCCTGGAATATGATAGGCTCTCAAGAACTACTTGCTGACTAAGTGATCTCTAAGAAATGAGTGTGGGAACTCATTCCAGAGTGCCTTAGTGAAGGGTCAAAACACCCTGAGCTCAATAGGATGCAGTATTCATGAACTGCTATTTCTATAGTCATGTGGACTCTGCTTTTAAGTACaggttcttgggacttccctggcagtccagtggttaagactcctcacttcccctgcagggggcacagggttcgatccctggtggggaaactctGCATGCTgcttggcatggccaaaagaggaaaaagaaagtacaAGTTCTCTCTGCTGCTTTTCAGACAAATCGAACGGAGACCCATCAAAGTGAGCTGAGGAAAGGGGAGAGCAACAGGAAAGGGGTTCAGAGGATACTGAAGGGTGAGGGCATGATCTAGTCTGTAGGGCCCTGTTGTCCATTGTAAGGATTTTGGCTTTGAGTCCAAGCGAGGTGGGATGCCACTGGAAAGTTTTGAGGAGTAGAGTGACTTGATCTGGCATATATTTGAACAGAATCTCTTGAGATGCTGTATGAAAAATAAACTAGAGGGGTAAGAAGGCCAAAGCTGGAAGGCCACTGAAGAGACTACTGCAATAATCCAAAACACAGATGATGATGGCTTGGAATTGAGTGGTAGCCCCAGAGGGTTTGAGAACTGGTCAGATGGAGGGTATCTTTTGAAGGTACAGCCAATGGGATTCCGTGATGGATTGGATATGGTGTTTGATAGAAGGAGAATGAATCAAGGAAGATGATAGTGGTTTTGCCCTGAGCAAATGGAAGAAGGGAAATATCATTTTATTGAGACAGGAAAAACTTGGTTGTTGAATGATTgaggatgtttaaaaaaatactttgggGATTTTAATGCATTTTCAGATCATGTTTCTTCCTTCACTGAGGCAGGATGGTCGTGGTGGTGGATACTAATCATTTCACCACTGTTGATTGTGTAAGTCAACAAAGCTGTGAGTAGGGCTTTGAGGGGTTGATTTCTGTTTTTACTCCTGAGACTAAATATGATCCAgtacaaagaatattcagaatatCTATCAAGGAAGGAATAGATTTTATTATAGCAGATTAATGAGCACATTAAGATGAGTTCATTTAGTGTTTTACTGTGAAATTCaccaaaagaaatgaagtagttTTGGTGCTATTGGTCATCTTAAATTCACTGATACCAGGAAActgtaaattaaatatatgtatgcacacaagGTGGAATCCACTAGCAGAAACAAGATCAGAGTGACAAGAAGCCACACTATGTTAAACTGAAAACACTACAGGCACATAACTCTGAAGTTACACTACTTTCTGCAAGGGAAATCTTAAGGAGTGTGTTACTGATTTCACTTTTGTGGAAAATCTGTCCAAACTCGGTATGGTTAATATTATGGcatttgttaagaaaaaaaaaaaaattagggacaCAGTCATCTCCTTTGTTCCAGAACTCCACTTCTACTAATTTCTCCTGAGGTGATATTAAGAACATGCACAAAGATTTACCTCCCAGAGTGTTTCTCAGGGCTTTTGTTATAATAAAAATTGGAGACCATTTAAACAGCTAAATCTAGAGTATTTGAATAAATGATGCACATTCATTCAGTGGAATACTATACAGCCAGTTCAAAGAATATTGTCAAAGCGCACATATTAGTACACAAAAACCTgcctgacatattgagtgaaaaAAACAAGTTAGAAGACAAAATTACATATGACCCCATTTGAAGACTTGTGCAGTTAATCTATTTTGAACAGAAAAATTCTGCAAGTGGATTCCACAAATGGTAACTGGTCATCACTGGTGGGATTATGGACAGTTTCTATGATTATCTCTATTTACTAAAATAAATCTGTGCtgcattcataataaaaatatacaaatgcatGGAACAACAGTGATTATATTAGACAGAGATATTTCATGCTTTAAAAAGATACACAAGTCTTGTTTTCCCTGGAGACACACCATTGTTCATGAATCACAGGATAAACCTTCAACAGCATATTATTACTGGCACTCGCTGGCTACAGTATttctgattgctgctgctgctgtgtcgcttcagtcatgtctgactctgtgcgacccaatagatggcagcccgccaggctccccagtccctgggattctccaggcaaaaacactggagtgggctgccattgccttctccagtgcatgaaagtgaaaagggaaagtgaagtcgctcagtcgtgtccaactcttctggaccccctggactgcagcctaccaagcacctccgtccatgggattttcaaggcaagagtactggagtgggttgccattgccttctctgatttctgaTTGAGATTAGTATAAATAATGAGTCGCCAAATTCAGGGCTCTCACAAAAGGCCCTTCCAATGTGAGAAATGTGGCTAAAGTTCGTATGATGAATTTGGTGTTTTAGCAACTAAAGTAATTATATAAGCAAATAACAATTAGCATGAATTCTCAGAGAACCTTGTGTGCTTTTTCATTAGCTACACACAAAAaaagcagggtgtgtgtgtgggggtgtagATTTGGAAGGAAAATTTCAATAGAGATGAGAGAGCAGACAGCCAGTATCTTTAGTTTTCTCACCTTTCTCTCCATCTGGCCAGGCAAATGATGCAGAAATGGCCAACAGTAGATTATGCTGGGTGATCAGGGGCAGAAGCAACGTGGATAATTGAAATCCACTGATAATCCAGAAACCTAATTTTACCAAATAGTTGCAACCACCTCGTGGACAGAACCCCTTAGTAGAGCTGCTAATGAGAAGCATAATTGAGTGGTTTGAGTTCATCTGCTTTCAGTTATCCTTTGCAGGTGCTAATGAACAGTGAGGTGGTCAAAAGGCTGTCAGGCAAAGGGAGTGGTAGGAGCAAAAGCAAGACATGGATAAGACCAGAAACTGGATAATCAGCCTCAAAATGGGTGAGTGGACTACAGTGAGGATCAGCTCTTGATTACCTGCTTAACTAAATTCCACAAAGATATATGTCATGAAAACAGGTCTTCATATTAAGGGTTTTCATGTATGCAGAGTCTATCTTGGCTGACATGATTTGTCTATAGTCTTAGAAATTCTCTATACTGCAGTGATTTTCCTGGACAGCAATGATAGGCTATTTACTGTCAGAGCACAGCTAatcaactgcaggctcctctgctAAATATGGCCAACAGGCTGCTTATGAGTCAGGACTCTGGCAGACGGCCCTTCTTTTGGACCAATGGGAATGTGATTGACTCTCTCCCATGCCTTTCTGGGAGACGATATAAGCATTGCTGGTATCCACgtccttttgtttttattattcctCCAAATTCATGCTTGAGTAAACAGCCTTTGGAAAGTACTGTTATGGTGAACATTTTGTGGTTTATGGTAAGCATTTGGTTTTCAAGAACTGTTGAAAACAAATGTTTCTAGAGTGCAGTTATTTGCAAGTATTACTCAATAAACTCTAATATTTGTAACTAAAACTCTATCTATGTTTGATTAGCAATTAAGCTCTCAAAtagttatgaaaataattttctttcataaGGCTGTACTTTAGGACA is a window from the Capra hircus breed San Clemente chromosome X unlocalized genomic scaffold, ASM170441v1, whole genome shotgun sequence genome containing:
- the LOC102180219 gene encoding E3 ubiquitin-protein ligase SIAH1-like, with protein sequence MTDNTVSNSDLASLFECPVCFNHVLPPITQCQSGHLVCSECRSRLTHCPTCRGPLTAVRNLAMERVADLVLFPCRYASSGCGATLPPTEKADHEEHCEFRPCRCPCPGASCGWQGAMDAVVPHVMQHYNNSVITLEGEVVVFLAVNINLAGTLDWVMVQSCFGSQFLLILEKLEIHDGYQKFFAAVQLIGTREQAEHFTYRLELNGTRRRLMWEATPLSIHERIETAFLNCDCLVFHPRVAELFAENGDLSINVTISMT